A genomic stretch from Diachasmimorpha longicaudata isolate KC_UGA_2023 chromosome 2, iyDiaLong2, whole genome shotgun sequence includes:
- the LOC135172239 gene encoding uncharacterized protein LOC135172239, producing the protein MRFVTHSYFIIYAVAFSAAEHQYQMPIMKFNDIEVDPWNLEIPENPWWKGTMSKSSTHPDTWIFDEIEYLKDIPINSSIRLDYTVQYSEPGFFSKNWVNLFHDSVLLCDKTEETQDASIIALVRELLGIPEGCPLFAGEKRNTTGIHFPLKNRELFFNRDVRDKHIRILTTMRVNAEQSEHKLFMGEFYVIYPATLLIYSHRLPVEISNQ; encoded by the exons ATGAGGTTCGTTACTCATTCGTATTTTATAATATATGCTGTTGCGTTCTCCGCGGCCGAGCATCAATATCAG ATGCCTATTATGAAATTTAATGACATTGAAGTCGATCCATGGAACCTGGAAATTCCCGAAAACCCCTGGTGGAAAGGCACAATGTCCAAATCATCGACACATCCGGATACTTGGATATTTGATGAAATTGAATATCTGAAAGACATACCGATAAATAGTTCAATAAGG CTTGATTACACAGTACAATACTCAGAACCGGGCTTTTTTTCGAAGAACTGGGTTAATCTGTTCCATGATTCAGTACTTCTGTGTGATAAGACGGAAGAGACACAAGATGCAAGCATAATAGCCTTAGTGAGAGAGCTCCTTGGTATTCCTGAAGGATGTCCGCTATTTGCG GGTGAGAAGAGAAATACTACCGGCATTCACTTTCCTTTGAAGAAtagggaattatttttcaatagggACGTGAGAGATAAACACATCAGAATATTGACTACTATGCGAGTGAACGCTGAGCAGTCGGAACATAAGTTATTTATGGGAGAATTCTATGTGATCTATCCCGCTACTTTATTGATATACAGCCATCGATTGCCTGTCGAAATTTCCAACCAGTGA